The Spirosoma foliorum genome has a window encoding:
- a CDS encoding integrase core domain-containing protein has protein sequence MATPEENSYIEAFHSILEYDVIKRNEFSSYYEAKKTLRRYFSHYNYICFTVPLDL, from the coding sequence GTGGCCACACCGGAGGAGAACTCTTACATTGAAGCCTTCCATAGCATTCTGGAATACGATGTCATTAAACGGAATGAATTTTCCAGCTATTACGAAGCTAAAAAGACGTTACGGCGTTATTTTTCCCATTACAATTACATCTGCTTCACCGTTCCATTGGATTTGTAA
- a CDS encoding DUF7010 family protein translates to MALIIGGRYLTFRTLYGNKLYWVLGGLLGLSAYGLFITNMQPLVTTLMVGFIEVMFSVVLFYDFSSKKKTESVRLYS, encoded by the coding sequence ATGGCCCTAATCATCGGTGGCCGCTACTTAACGTTTCGCACCCTGTATGGCAACAAACTATACTGGGTATTAGGAGGTCTGTTGGGCCTATCGGCTTATGGTTTATTTATTACAAACATGCAACCATTGGTCACTACACTTATGGTTGGATTCATCGAAGTGATGTTCAGCGTTGTGCTTTTTTATGACTTCTCCTCGAAGAAAAAAACAGAGTCGGTGCGGTTGTACTCATAG
- a CDS encoding tyrosinase family protein gives MATFTRKNAWNNNGTFDNPDLLWYAKAVQVMQSRPISDPTSWWFYAAIHGEYLLPASMIPSSFPDYQYLNWINISYIATTAKIDKIPAQKLTDLFWDQCQHATWYFLPWHRGYLVSIENILRDIIINQLKGPEDWALPYWNYLNQSTQNTEQNIPPAFTDVSLPDGKPNPLHVVERYGSIIEIGNAENSANDICQFDTIYSDGSSPAPLGPGDSTGYFYSGGETGFMHEGGSETGDIEMNPHNFVHGMVGGRNKKKQTGLMGVPNTAALDPVFYLHHANVDRMWAAWNETGKNENSSKPSWLVGPSAHGNSRFAMPLDLKGNPWFYTPADTQSTNNLKYNGTTYSYTYDDLSLTSFEKAPPSEPMRISERFAKLGIRDLHNVIKMTNDRKTELVGASSGTLKIKNSETQATVKLNTTAWESVSRSFFIAPIPSIPDEVFLQLEGVNGGSDSNFLSVYVNEKFVKSVSLFGLLSASMKNNFHGGAGLTFKFNITNIIDDLHLAGNIDIDSLNVQVKAKDALHKGDEITIDRIGVYRVSQ, from the coding sequence ATGGCTACATTCACGAGAAAAAATGCTTGGAATAATAACGGTACATTCGATAATCCCGATCTATTGTGGTATGCAAAAGCCGTTCAAGTAATGCAATCCCGACCAATAAGCGACCCGACTAGTTGGTGGTTCTACGCTGCGATTCATGGTGAATATTTATTGCCTGCATCTATGATACCTTCGTCATTTCCCGACTACCAATATTTAAACTGGATAAATATATCATACATTGCAACTACTGCCAAAATAGACAAGATCCCAGCCCAAAAATTGACAGATCTTTTTTGGGACCAGTGCCAGCATGCCACCTGGTATTTTTTACCTTGGCATAGGGGGTATTTAGTTTCTATTGAAAATATTCTTCGCGATATAATAATAAATCAACTAAAAGGCCCTGAGGACTGGGCACTGCCTTATTGGAACTATCTAAACCAATCTACTCAAAATACAGAACAAAATATCCCTCCGGCATTCACAGATGTTAGTTTACCCGATGGTAAACCAAACCCCTTACATGTAGTAGAAAGGTATGGGTCAATAATAGAAATTGGTAATGCAGAAAATTCTGCAAATGATATATGCCAATTTGATACAATTTACAGTGACGGGTCTTCACCTGCCCCACTAGGACCAGGTGATTCAACAGGCTACTTTTATAGTGGGGGTGAAACTGGATTCATGCATGAAGGCGGTTCGGAAACTGGAGATATCGAGATGAACCCTCACAATTTTGTTCATGGAATGGTAGGTGGTCGAAACAAGAAAAAGCAAACAGGCTTGATGGGAGTTCCTAATACAGCAGCTCTCGACCCCGTTTTTTATCTGCATCATGCGAATGTTGACCGAATGTGGGCAGCGTGGAATGAAACTGGGAAAAACGAGAATTCTTCTAAGCCTAGTTGGTTGGTAGGACCTTCTGCTCATGGTAATTCACGTTTTGCTATGCCTTTAGATTTAAAAGGAAACCCATGGTTTTATACTCCGGCGGACACTCAAAGTACAAATAATTTGAAGTATAATGGTACAACATATTCTTATACTTATGATGATCTCTCGTTAACTTCTTTTGAAAAAGCCCCACCAAGTGAGCCTATGAGGATAAGTGAAAGATTTGCAAAATTAGGTATAAGAGATTTGCATAATGTAATTAAAATGACTAATGATCGAAAAACTGAATTAGTTGGAGCAAGCAGTGGAACCCTAAAAATAAAAAATTCAGAAACGCAAGCCACTGTTAAACTTAATACGACAGCATGGGAGTCTGTTTCAAGGAGTTTTTTTATAGCGCCTATTCCGAGCATTCCTGATGAAGTTTTTCTTCAATTAGAAGGTGTAAATGGGGGTAGCGACTCAAACTTTCTTTCTGTTTATGTAAATGAAAAGTTTGTAAAGTCAGTATCACTTTTTGGTCTCTTATCTGCATCAATGAAGAATAATTTTCATGGTGGTGCTGGCCTTACTTTCAAATTCAATATCACAAACATTATTGATGATTTGCATCTAGCTGGTAATATTGATATTGACTCACTAAATGTTCAGGTAAAGGCTAAAGACGCTTTACATAAAGGCGATGAAATTACAATTGATCGAATAGGGGTTTACCGTGTGAGTCAATAA
- a CDS encoding copper chaperone, giving the protein MKLSWKNRITINLVIISISLFVWVLLLINPGHIMTIEHCHVSTSGPSTASLQMLLEMNPFSSQLIGWGIMVVAMMLPKLIVPIQYICIQNFKENRLLTSLLFVFGYVSAWMLVGVFMVGAIISLNLLLPMSYIPALGVFFIAVIWQFSPIKQRCLNQGHDHRRLAVFGWPAYRDAFLFGLMHGTWCVGSGWALMLWPMLLPNGHNLAMIMVTFIMLSEHLEHPQIPRWRIDFRTKLLRILVAQTQIKLKQVQGTI; this is encoded by the coding sequence ATGAAGCTTTCATGGAAGAATCGTATTACAATTAACCTTGTAATAATAAGCATAAGTCTTTTTGTTTGGGTTTTACTTCTGATCAATCCAGGTCATATAATGACAATAGAGCATTGTCATGTTTCAACCTCTGGTCCATCGACTGCATCACTTCAAATGTTACTAGAAATGAATCCATTTTCATCGCAACTAATTGGATGGGGAATTATGGTAGTTGCAATGATGTTACCTAAATTAATTGTACCGATTCAATATATTTGTATACAAAATTTTAAGGAGAATCGCTTGTTAACTTCTTTACTATTTGTGTTTGGTTATGTATCAGCCTGGATGCTTGTAGGTGTTTTTATGGTCGGTGCAATTATAAGCTTGAATCTGCTTCTGCCAATGTCCTATATACCAGCATTAGGCGTTTTTTTTATTGCAGTGATATGGCAATTTTCACCAATAAAACAGCGATGCCTTAATCAAGGGCACGATCATAGGAGGTTAGCCGTATTTGGATGGCCCGCATACCGTGATGCATTTTTATTTGGTTTAATGCATGGAACATGGTGCGTGGGCTCTGGTTGGGCCTTAATGCTTTGGCCTATGTTGTTGCCAAACGGCCACAATCTCGCTATGATCATGGTTACTTTCATTATGCTCAGCGAGCATTTGGAGCATCCACAAATTCCACGATGGCGCATTGATTTTCGTACCAAGTTGCTCCGAATACTTGTTGCTCAAACTCAAATAAAATTGAAACAGGTTCAGGGCACGATCTAA
- a CDS encoding DJ-1/PfpI family protein, translating into MTKINVAVLVYPGFELIDMNGPIDVFVKANRYNQHKNVYQVFTVAESLDEIRSEHSTVRITPDYALSNSPQPDIIVIPGKIMSTDSPEGFGSVSNELITWIKKQAQHTGITIMSVCVGIYILAKTGLLANRRATTHWLSISDVQEQYPDIMLVKNVRFVPDGNIITTGGVTSGIDGALYLLETMEDPDFSQKIADIMVYNREAPLPPNTLLT; encoded by the coding sequence ATGACGAAAATAAATGTGGCTGTTTTGGTCTATCCAGGTTTTGAACTGATTGATATGAATGGCCCGATCGATGTGTTTGTAAAAGCGAATCGCTACAATCAGCACAAGAACGTGTACCAGGTATTCACGGTTGCTGAGTCGCTTGATGAAATCAGAAGCGAACATTCGACAGTGCGCATAACGCCAGACTATGCACTCAGTAATAGCCCTCAGCCCGATATTATCGTCATTCCAGGAAAGATCATGTCTACCGATAGTCCAGAGGGATTTGGTAGCGTCTCTAACGAGTTAATCACTTGGATAAAAAAGCAGGCTCAACATACCGGAATAACCATCATGTCTGTTTGTGTAGGTATCTACATTCTCGCAAAAACTGGTTTGCTAGCCAATAGGAGAGCAACAACACATTGGCTCTCAATAAGCGATGTCCAAGAGCAGTATCCTGATATCATGCTTGTAAAAAATGTACGTTTTGTGCCCGATGGGAATATCATAACGACAGGTGGTGTCACCTCAGGTATTGACGGCGCACTTTACCTGCTTGAAACTATGGAGGACCCTGATTTTTCACAAAAGATTGCTGATATAATGGTTTATAACCGGGAAGCACCTTTGCCCCCTAATACGCTCCTGACTTGA
- a CDS encoding biotin/lipoyl-binding protein, which translates to MTHTDGKLIRLFVEEGQSVQNGQTLGYIESTARHSNVLLLSHMLTKALTIASKGNLETLSHLNLANFSQLGELQNAYQEFDQSHIQLKAYSTNGFYCQKKNILLQEIKDL; encoded by the coding sequence TTGACCCATACGGATGGTAAACTAATAAGATTATTTGTAGAGGAAGGACAATCTGTACAGAATGGTCAGACGCTTGGATATATCGAAAGTACAGCCCGGCATAGTAATGTTCTGCTTTTATCGCATATGCTTACAAAAGCATTGACAATAGCTAGTAAAGGAAACCTGGAAACACTGAGTCATTTAAATTTAGCGAACTTCAGCCAACTGGGTGAGTTACAAAATGCTTACCAAGAATTTGATCAGTCACATATACAGCTTAAGGCCTATTCAACTAACGGTTTTTATTGCCAGAAAAAAAATATTCTTCTTCAGGAAATCAAAGATTTGTAA